One stretch of Amycolatopsis sp. NBC_00345 DNA includes these proteins:
- a CDS encoding M4 family metallopeptidase gives MNKLRRLTVLGSTGVLAAALAVTPTAQAQPAAPAAAQTADAMAVSAAAGLVASRPAALHASANDVFVPHAVISSTNGLKYVPYDRTYRGLPVVGGDFVVATDSTGQVVGTSVAQDATIDLPSTTPSVPKAQAEGTARQQLPTVDSVGAAQLVTYALGTPRLAWQSTVAGRDAEGPSRLDVVVDAVTGKVLHTQEHVLHGDGTSAWNGPNPVNLNTTHSGSTYSLKDPTLTNVSCQDAANNTTFSGPDDQWGTGNATSRETGCVDALFAAQTENKMLSQWLGRNSFDGNGGGWPIRVGLNDENAYYDGSQVQIGHNTANQWIGSIDVVAHEHGHGVDDHTPGGISGNGTQEFVADVFGASTEWFANEPSPYDVPDFLVGEQINLVGSGPIRNMYNPSALGDKNCYDSSVPGGEVHASAGPGNHWFYLLAEGTNPTNGQPTSTTCNSSSVTGLGVQDAVKIFYNAMLLKTTASSYLKYRTWTLTAAKNLFPGSCTQFNTVKAAWDAISVPAQSGDPTCSATGTVTVSSPGNQSTATGTAVNLPLTASGGTAPYSWTASGLPAGLSINASTGTISGTPTTAATSNVTVTATDSASHSGTATFTWTVGTTGGCSGQKLANPGFESGATGWTASSGVIAQNGTQQPAHGGTWNAWLDGYGQTHTDTLAQSVSIPAGCHATLTYSLHIDTAETEAVAYDKLTVAGGTSTLASYSNLDKVSGYAAKTVDVSSFAGQTLALKFTGVEDASLQTSFVLDDLAVTLS, from the coding sequence ATGAACAAACTGAGACGGCTGACCGTCCTCGGTTCCACTGGTGTACTGGCGGCCGCGCTGGCCGTCACCCCGACCGCTCAAGCACAACCGGCGGCGCCCGCCGCCGCCCAGACCGCCGACGCGATGGCCGTCAGCGCCGCGGCCGGGCTGGTGGCCTCCCGGCCGGCCGCCCTGCACGCCAGCGCGAACGACGTCTTCGTGCCGCACGCCGTGATCTCCTCCACCAACGGGCTCAAGTACGTCCCGTACGACCGGACCTACCGGGGCCTGCCCGTCGTGGGCGGTGACTTCGTGGTCGCCACCGACTCGACCGGCCAGGTCGTCGGCACGTCGGTCGCGCAGGACGCCACCATCGACTTGCCGAGCACCACCCCGTCCGTGCCCAAGGCACAGGCCGAGGGGACCGCCCGGCAGCAGCTGCCCACAGTGGACAGCGTCGGCGCCGCGCAGCTCGTCACCTACGCGCTGGGCACGCCCCGGCTCGCCTGGCAGAGCACCGTCGCCGGCCGTGACGCCGAGGGCCCCAGCCGGCTGGACGTGGTCGTCGACGCCGTCACCGGCAAGGTCCTGCACACCCAGGAGCACGTCCTGCACGGCGACGGCACCAGCGCGTGGAACGGGCCGAACCCGGTCAACCTGAACACCACGCACTCGGGCAGCACGTACAGCTTGAAGGACCCGACGCTGACCAACGTCAGCTGCCAGGACGCCGCGAACAACACCACGTTCAGCGGCCCCGACGACCAGTGGGGCACCGGCAACGCGACCAGCCGTGAGACCGGCTGCGTCGACGCGCTGTTCGCCGCGCAGACCGAGAACAAGATGCTGTCCCAGTGGCTGGGGCGCAACAGCTTCGACGGCAACGGCGGCGGCTGGCCGATCCGCGTCGGCCTGAACGACGAGAACGCCTACTACGACGGGTCCCAGGTCCAGATCGGGCACAACACCGCGAACCAGTGGATCGGCTCGATCGACGTCGTCGCCCACGAGCACGGCCACGGCGTGGACGACCACACCCCCGGCGGCATCTCCGGCAACGGCACCCAGGAGTTCGTCGCCGACGTCTTCGGCGCCTCGACCGAGTGGTTCGCCAATGAGCCCTCGCCCTACGACGTGCCGGACTTCCTCGTCGGCGAGCAGATCAACCTCGTCGGCAGCGGCCCGATCCGCAACATGTACAACCCGTCCGCGCTCGGGGACAAGAACTGCTACGACAGCTCCGTCCCTGGCGGTGAGGTGCACGCCTCGGCCGGCCCCGGCAACCACTGGTTCTACCTCCTGGCCGAAGGCACCAACCCGACCAACGGCCAGCCGACCAGCACGACCTGCAACAGCTCCTCGGTCACCGGCCTCGGTGTCCAGGACGCGGTGAAGATCTTCTACAACGCGATGCTGCTGAAGACCACGGCCAGCTCGTACCTGAAGTACCGCACCTGGACGCTGACCGCGGCGAAGAACCTGTTCCCGGGCAGCTGCACCCAGTTCAACACCGTGAAGGCGGCGTGGGACGCGATCAGCGTGCCGGCGCAGTCGGGTGACCCGACGTGCAGCGCGACCGGCACGGTCACGGTGTCCAGCCCGGGCAACCAGTCCACGGCCACCGGCACCGCCGTCAACCTGCCCCTCACGGCCAGTGGCGGCACCGCGCCGTACAGCTGGACCGCGAGCGGCCTGCCGGCCGGCCTGTCGATCAACGCCTCCACCGGCACCATCTCGGGCACCCCGACCACGGCGGCGACGTCGAACGTCACGGTGACCGCGACCGACAGCGCCAGCCACAGCGGCACCGCGACGTTCACCTGGACGGTCGGCACCACCGGCGGCTGCTCCGGCCAGAAGCTGGCCAACCCCGGCTTCGAATCCGGCGCCACCGGCTGGACGGCGTCCAGCGGCGTGATCGCGCAGAACGGCACCCAGCAGCCGGCTCACGGCGGCACCTGGAACGCCTGGCTCGACGGGTACGGCCAGACGCACACCGACACCCTGGCCCAGTCCGTCAGCATCCCGGCCGGCTGCCACGCCACCCTGACGTACTCCCTGCACATCGACACCGCTGAAACGGAGGCCGTCGCCTACGACAAGCTCACCGTCGCCGGCGGCACCTCCACCCTGGCCAGCTACTCGAACCTCGACAAGGTCAGCGGGTACGCCGCGAAGACCGTCGACGTGTCGTCGTTCGCCGGCCAGACGCTCGCCCTCAAGTTCACCGGCGTGGAGGACGCGTCCCTGCAGACCTCCTTCGTCCTCGACGACCTGGCGGTGACCCTGAGCTGA
- the ggt gene encoding gamma-glutamyltransferase → MRTSRNFRAAVSIGLVAGLALVSAAAPGSAQPARPLPAKQPVAEGSGGAVVSDTAESTQAGIDVLRRGGTAADAAVAVASTLGVTDPYVAGLGGGGYFVYYDAKTKKISTIDGRETTPAADSPTMFIDPATGKPYAFETAVESGRSVGVPGMLATWERALQRWGRFSLADNLRPAEAVADRGFVVNSAFAQQTQQNAAKLGHFSSSAKLFLPGGKVPEVGSVLRNPDLADTYRQIARQGTGAFYGGSIGRDVVSTVQNPPLAPNAPIQRITGPMQLSDLRAYQALDGTPTHLNYRGYDVYSMAPSSSGGITVGESLNILGNFDLAKMDRVQALHHYLEASRLAFADRNRYIGDARYVNVPQQQLLSKSFAATRACQIDPAKAGKSPVAPGDPYAPGGGCTTVPAASSDSNEQHTNHFVVSDRWGNVVSYTNTIEQSAGSGITVPGRGFLLNNELTDFNFAPTQGSAPDPNLPEGGKRPRSSMSPTIVLQDGKPFLAVGSPGGATIITTVLQVLVNRLDLGMTLPQAIAAPRASQRNAASSDAEPAFIAQSTTPGLQALGQSFTDVGSIGVAAGLEFLPHGKILAAGEPSRRGGTAAAVVSRH, encoded by the coding sequence ATGCGTACCAGCAGGAACTTCAGAGCCGCGGTGTCGATCGGCCTGGTCGCCGGTCTCGCCCTGGTCTCCGCCGCGGCGCCGGGCTCGGCCCAGCCCGCGCGGCCGCTGCCCGCCAAACAGCCGGTCGCCGAGGGCTCGGGCGGCGCGGTCGTGTCCGACACCGCCGAGTCGACGCAGGCCGGCATCGACGTCCTGCGCCGGGGCGGGACCGCCGCCGACGCCGCCGTCGCGGTGGCGTCCACGCTCGGCGTCACCGACCCGTACGTCGCCGGGCTGGGCGGTGGCGGCTACTTCGTCTACTACGACGCGAAGACGAAGAAGATCTCCACCATCGACGGCCGCGAGACCACCCCCGCCGCCGACAGCCCGACGATGTTCATCGACCCGGCCACCGGCAAGCCCTACGCCTTCGAAACGGCCGTGGAGAGCGGCCGCTCGGTCGGCGTGCCCGGCATGCTCGCGACCTGGGAGCGCGCCCTGCAGCGGTGGGGCCGGTTCAGCCTCGCCGACAACCTGCGCCCCGCCGAGGCGGTCGCCGACCGCGGGTTCGTGGTCAACTCCGCCTTCGCCCAGCAGACCCAGCAGAACGCCGCGAAGCTCGGCCACTTCAGCTCCAGCGCGAAGCTGTTCCTGCCCGGCGGCAAGGTCCCGGAGGTCGGCTCCGTCCTGCGCAACCCCGACCTCGCCGACACCTACCGGCAGATCGCCCGCCAGGGCACCGGCGCGTTCTACGGCGGCTCGATCGGCCGGGACGTGGTGAGCACCGTCCAGAACCCGCCGCTGGCGCCGAACGCCCCGATCCAGCGGATCACCGGGCCGATGCAGCTCTCCGACCTGCGGGCGTACCAGGCGCTCGACGGGACGCCGACGCACCTCAACTACCGCGGTTACGACGTCTACAGCATGGCGCCGTCGTCCAGCGGCGGCATCACCGTCGGCGAATCACTCAACATCCTCGGCAACTTCGACCTCGCGAAGATGGACCGGGTCCAGGCCCTGCACCACTACCTGGAAGCCAGCCGGCTCGCCTTCGCCGACCGCAACCGCTACATCGGCGACGCGCGCTACGTGAACGTGCCGCAGCAGCAGCTGCTGTCGAAGTCCTTCGCGGCGACGCGGGCGTGCCAGATCGACCCGGCGAAGGCGGGCAAGAGCCCGGTCGCGCCCGGTGACCCGTACGCGCCGGGCGGTGGCTGCACGACCGTGCCCGCCGCTTCGTCGGACAGCAACGAGCAGCACACCAACCACTTCGTGGTCTCCGACCGCTGGGGCAACGTCGTGTCCTACACGAACACGATCGAGCAGTCGGCCGGCAGCGGCATCACCGTGCCGGGGCGCGGGTTCCTGCTCAACAACGAGCTGACCGACTTCAACTTCGCCCCGACGCAGGGCAGCGCGCCCGACCCGAACCTGCCCGAGGGCGGGAAGCGGCCGCGGTCGAGCATGTCGCCCACGATCGTGCTGCAGGACGGGAAGCCGTTCCTCGCCGTCGGCTCGCCGGGCGGCGCGACCATCATCACCACGGTCCTGCAGGTGCTGGTGAACCGGCTCGACCTCGGCATGACCCTGCCGCAGGCGATCGCCGCGCCGCGGGCGTCCCAGCGCAACGCCGCGTCCAGCGACGCCGAGCCGGCGTTCATCGCCCAGTCCACGACTCCCGGGCTGCAGGCGCTCGGCCAGAGCTTCACCGACGTCGGCAGCATCGGCGTCGCGGCCGGGCTGGAGTTCCTGCCCCACGGCAAGATCCTCGCGGCGGGCGAGCCCTCCCGCCGCGGCGGCACGGCGGCGGCGGTGGTCTCCCGCCACTGA
- a CDS encoding NADPH:quinone reductase, with amino-acid sequence MRAVTYRTPGGPEVLALSTREPAEPGAGEVRVRVVVSAVNPTDWKQRRGSGVVTVDESVETVPNQDGAGVVDAIGPEVTGLAVGDRVWVVLAAAHGPASGTAQEYTVLPAERVVPLPDSVGFDEGASFGIPGLTAHRALTVAEDGPDRLAPGALEGTTVLVAGGAGAVGNSAIQLARWAGATVITTVSTEAKAELARAAGAHHVLRYTEPGLEDAIKRLAQGGVDLIVEVAAGANAELHPRVLRPRGTVAVYGDDGGNGTVSLPFGPNVWANTRYQFLVLYSVGTGKLRLGAGAVSAAMADGALAIGEKTGLPIHRFPLEDTAKAHAASEQGAVGKVLIDVTPAG; translated from the coding sequence ATGAGAGCCGTCACTTACCGGACGCCCGGTGGCCCCGAAGTCCTTGCACTGTCCACCCGCGAGCCCGCCGAACCCGGCGCCGGCGAGGTCCGGGTCCGCGTGGTGGTCTCCGCCGTGAACCCGACCGACTGGAAGCAGCGCCGGGGCTCGGGCGTGGTCACTGTGGACGAATCCGTGGAGACCGTGCCGAACCAGGACGGCGCGGGTGTCGTCGACGCGATCGGGCCCGAGGTCACCGGCCTCGCCGTGGGCGACCGGGTCTGGGTGGTCCTCGCCGCCGCCCACGGCCCCGCGTCCGGCACCGCGCAGGAGTACACGGTGCTGCCCGCCGAGCGTGTGGTGCCGCTGCCCGACAGCGTCGGGTTCGACGAGGGCGCGAGCTTCGGCATCCCGGGTCTCACCGCGCACCGCGCCCTGACCGTCGCCGAGGACGGCCCGGACCGGCTCGCGCCAGGTGCGCTCGAAGGCACCACGGTCCTGGTCGCCGGCGGCGCCGGCGCGGTGGGCAACTCCGCCATCCAGCTGGCGCGCTGGGCCGGGGCGACGGTGATCACCACGGTGAGCACCGAGGCGAAGGCCGAGCTCGCGCGGGCGGCCGGCGCCCACCACGTCCTGCGGTACACCGAGCCCGGCCTCGAGGACGCCATCAAGCGGCTCGCGCAGGGTGGAGTGGACCTGATCGTCGAGGTCGCCGCCGGGGCCAACGCCGAGCTGCACCCGCGGGTGCTGCGGCCCCGCGGCACCGTCGCGGTCTACGGGGACGACGGCGGGAACGGGACGGTGAGCCTTCCGTTCGGCCCCAACGTGTGGGCCAACACGCGTTACCAGTTCCTGGTGCTCTACTCCGTGGGGACCGGGAAACTCCGCCTCGGCGCCGGAGCCGTCTCGGCCGCCATGGCCGACGGCGCCCTCGCCATCGGGGAGAAGACCGGGCTGCCGATCCACCGTTTCCCGTTGGAGGACACCGCGAAGGCCCACGCGGCGTCGGAGCAGGGCGCCGTCGGGAAGGTCCTGATCGACGTCACCCCAGCCGGCTGA
- a CDS encoding nitroreductase family deazaflavin-dependent oxidoreductase, whose product MADEKAEFSPMGWVQDQTKTILETGTTEGLHVAGSPIVLLTLRGAKSGKLRYTPVMRVEHDGSYAVVASKGGADEHPVWYHNIKAYPEFPLQDGTVTKDYVAREVEGDERAAWWERSVAAYPPYADYQKKTDRQIPVFVLEPKA is encoded by the coding sequence ATGGCCGATGAGAAAGCCGAGTTCAGCCCCATGGGCTGGGTTCAGGACCAGACGAAAACGATCCTCGAGACCGGCACCACGGAGGGCCTGCACGTGGCCGGGTCGCCGATCGTGCTGCTGACCTTGCGGGGCGCGAAGTCCGGCAAGCTGCGCTACACCCCGGTGATGCGCGTGGAGCACGACGGCAGCTACGCCGTGGTCGCCTCCAAGGGCGGCGCGGACGAGCACCCGGTCTGGTACCACAACATCAAGGCGTACCCCGAGTTCCCGCTGCAGGACGGGACCGTGACCAAGGACTACGTGGCCCGCGAAGTCGAGGGTGACGAGCGCGCCGCGTGGTGGGAGCGCTCCGTCGCGGCGTACCCCCCGTACGCCGATTACCAGAAGAAGACCGATCGTCAGATCCCGGTCTTCGTGCTCGAGCCCAAGGCCTGA
- a CDS encoding cyclopropane-fatty-acyl-phospholipid synthase family protein, with translation MNKVTTPVGEVFTRLLGPSAGVSITAYDGSRSGPEDAPVAIEVRSPLALTYLMSSPGDLGLARAYVAGALDVKGDLYTALHALAAQVDQLTTADRVWLLRKLGSTHLRRVPPPVEELPSRLRRTVQGLRHSKARDSSAIANHYDVSNRFYELVLGPSMAYTCAVFPKAEASLEEAQANKFDLVCRKLALKPGMRVLDVGCGWGGMAEHAAEHYGVTVLGVTLSREQASWAQEDIVAKGLSDRAEVRHSDYRDITETDFDAISSIGLTEHIGARNLDSYFAFLAKRLKPGGRLLNHCITNPDTSVAHHSRGFIDRYVFPDGELEAVGEIVTAMHDSGLEVRHSENLREHYASTLAGWCANLDEHWDEAVAEAGAGRSRVWALYMAACRLAFERREIELHQVLGVKVEPGGEAHVPLRPDWGV, from the coding sequence ATGAACAAGGTCACGACCCCGGTCGGCGAGGTCTTCACCCGGCTGCTCGGCCCGAGCGCCGGGGTGTCGATCACGGCCTACGACGGCAGCCGCAGCGGTCCCGAGGACGCCCCGGTGGCGATCGAGGTGCGCTCCCCGCTGGCGCTGACGTACCTGATGTCCTCGCCGGGGGACCTCGGCCTCGCCCGCGCGTACGTGGCGGGCGCGCTGGACGTCAAGGGCGACTTGTACACGGCGTTGCACGCGCTGGCCGCCCAGGTCGACCAGCTGACCACGGCCGACCGCGTCTGGCTGCTGCGCAAGCTCGGCTCGACGCACCTGCGCCGCGTGCCGCCGCCCGTCGAGGAGCTGCCGAGCCGGCTTCGCCGTACTGTGCAAGGACTTCGGCACTCGAAGGCGCGCGACAGCAGCGCGATCGCGAACCACTACGACGTGTCCAACCGGTTCTACGAGCTGGTGCTCGGCCCGTCGATGGCCTACACCTGCGCCGTTTTCCCCAAGGCGGAGGCGTCGCTGGAAGAGGCGCAGGCGAACAAGTTCGACCTCGTCTGCCGCAAGCTCGCGCTGAAGCCGGGCATGCGGGTGCTCGACGTCGGCTGCGGCTGGGGCGGCATGGCCGAGCACGCGGCGGAGCACTACGGCGTCACCGTCCTCGGCGTGACGCTGTCGCGGGAGCAGGCGAGCTGGGCGCAGGAGGACATCGTCGCCAAGGGGCTGTCCGACCGCGCCGAGGTCCGCCACTCCGACTACCGCGACATCACCGAGACGGACTTCGACGCGATCTCCTCGATCGGGCTGACCGAGCACATCGGCGCGCGGAACCTGGACTCGTACTTCGCGTTCCTGGCCAAGCGGCTGAAGCCGGGCGGCCGGCTGCTGAACCACTGCATCACGAACCCGGACACGAGCGTCGCGCACCACTCGCGCGGGTTCATCGACCGCTACGTCTTCCCCGACGGCGAGCTGGAGGCCGTCGGCGAGATCGTCACGGCCATGCACGACAGCGGCTTGGAGGTCCGGCACTCGGAGAACCTCCGCGAGCACTACGCGTCCACGCTCGCCGGCTGGTGCGCGAACCTCGACGAGCACTGGGACGAGGCCGTGGCCGAGGCGGGCGCGGGCCGCAGCCGGGTGTGGGCGCTGTACATGGCCGCCTGCCGGCTCGCCTTCGAACGCCGGGAGATCGAGCTGCACCAGGTCCTCGGCGTGAAGGTCGAGCCGGGCGGCGAAGCGCACGTGCCGCTGCGGCCGGACTGGGGCGTCTGA
- a CDS encoding FAD-binding oxidoreductase: protein MTSDPTTRPVRPDFPAHELRVAELLKQLAAIPRHGTVRLAKRTSNLFRSRAVTKTPGLDVSGFTHVLRVDPETRTAEVEGMVTYEQLVDATLAHGLMPLVVPQLKTITLGGAVTGLGIESSSFRNGMPHESVLEMELLTGDGRVVVARPDNEHSELFHGFPNSYGTLGYALRLRIELEPVKPYVRLRHVRYHDRDSYFTALGEACRAGAHEGEAADFVDGTVFGPDEMYLTLGTFTDTAPATSDYTWLGIYYRSIQSRRTDHLTVRDYLWRWDTDWFWCSRAFGVQSRLPRLLLGRKRLRSSVYWKLVALDRRFRFAERLLKLRGLPPEETVVQDIEVPLERAADFLEFFEREIPISPVWVCPLKGRPGGVSWPLYEMNPDALYVNFGFWSSVPLEPGEAGDTHNRMIEAEVTALGGRKSLYSDSFYEADEFWRLYNGDAYRKLKGAYDPDSRLLDLHEKCVRRR, encoded by the coding sequence ATGACGAGTGACCCCACCACCCGGCCCGTGCGCCCGGACTTCCCGGCGCACGAGCTGCGCGTCGCGGAGCTGCTGAAGCAGCTGGCGGCGATCCCGCGCCATGGCACGGTCCGGCTGGCGAAACGGACTTCCAACCTGTTCCGGTCCCGGGCGGTGACGAAGACACCGGGCCTGGACGTTTCGGGCTTCACCCACGTGCTGCGCGTCGACCCCGAGACCCGCACCGCCGAGGTCGAGGGCATGGTCACCTACGAGCAGCTGGTCGACGCCACCCTGGCGCACGGTCTGATGCCGCTGGTCGTCCCGCAGCTGAAGACCATCACCCTCGGCGGCGCGGTGACCGGGCTCGGCATCGAGTCCTCGTCGTTCCGCAACGGCATGCCGCACGAGTCGGTGCTGGAGATGGAGCTGCTCACCGGCGACGGCCGGGTGGTCGTGGCCCGGCCGGACAACGAGCACAGCGAGCTGTTCCACGGTTTCCCCAACTCCTACGGCACGCTCGGCTACGCGCTGCGGCTGCGGATCGAGCTGGAGCCGGTGAAGCCGTACGTCCGGCTGCGCCACGTCCGCTACCACGACCGGGACAGCTACTTCACCGCGCTCGGCGAGGCCTGCCGCGCCGGCGCGCACGAGGGCGAGGCCGCCGACTTCGTGGACGGCACCGTGTTCGGGCCGGACGAGATGTACCTGACGCTGGGCACCTTCACCGACACCGCGCCCGCGACCAGCGACTACACCTGGCTCGGCATCTACTACCGCTCCATCCAGAGCCGCCGCACCGACCACCTCACCGTGCGCGACTACCTGTGGCGCTGGGACACCGACTGGTTCTGGTGCTCACGCGCGTTCGGCGTCCAGAGCCGGCTGCCGCGGCTGCTGCTCGGCCGGAAGCGGCTGCGCTCGTCGGTGTACTGGAAGCTGGTCGCGCTGGACCGCCGGTTCCGGTTCGCGGAGCGGCTGCTCAAGCTCCGCGGCCTGCCGCCGGAGGAGACGGTGGTCCAGGACATCGAGGTGCCGCTGGAGCGGGCCGCGGACTTCCTGGAGTTCTTCGAGCGCGAGATCCCGATCAGCCCGGTCTGGGTGTGCCCGCTGAAGGGGCGCCCGGGCGGCGTGAGCTGGCCGCTGTACGAGATGAACCCGGACGCGCTGTACGTCAACTTCGGGTTCTGGTCGTCCGTGCCGCTGGAGCCGGGCGAGGCGGGGGACACGCACAACCGGATGATCGAGGCAGAGGTCACCGCGCTGGGCGGCCGGAAGTCGCTGTACTCGGACAGTTTCTACGAAGCCGACGAGTTCTGGCGGCTCTACAACGGCGACGCCTACCGGAAGCTCAAGGGAGCCTACGACCCGGACAGCCGGCTGCTGGACCTGCACGAGAAGTGCGTCCGGCGGCGCTGA
- a CDS encoding GntR family transcriptional regulator, which yields MEDSGRRGLTDRVYEEIKALVMDHAIEPGARVGIESLARRLEVSPTPVREALARLESDGLVTKRSQAGYRATELLSVDGLVDLFEMRRLLEPRAAALAATHATDQQLDHLETTVEGMRSHPVTGERYLVYRRFAALDQEFHDTLADASGRPLLAQAVQRLHAHLHMFRLNTAPGDALTTVDEHDRVLRAVLRRNPDRAAEAMEHHLSGSWERHLAVMNAPGSAG from the coding sequence GTGGAGGACAGCGGCCGCCGGGGGCTCACCGACCGGGTCTACGAGGAGATCAAGGCCCTGGTGATGGACCACGCGATCGAGCCGGGCGCGCGGGTGGGCATCGAAAGCCTGGCGCGGCGCCTGGAGGTTTCGCCGACGCCGGTGCGCGAGGCGCTCGCCCGCCTGGAGTCCGACGGCCTGGTGACGAAGCGTTCGCAGGCCGGCTACCGCGCGACCGAGCTGCTGTCGGTCGACGGCCTGGTGGACCTGTTCGAGATGCGGCGCCTGCTGGAGCCGCGGGCCGCGGCGCTGGCCGCCACCCACGCCACCGACCAGCAGCTGGACCACCTGGAGACGACCGTCGAGGGCATGCGCAGCCATCCCGTCACCGGTGAGCGGTACCTGGTCTACCGCCGGTTCGCGGCGCTGGACCAGGAGTTCCACGACACGCTCGCCGACGCGTCCGGGCGGCCGCTGCTGGCCCAGGCGGTGCAGCGGCTCCACGCGCACCTGCACATGTTCCGCCTCAACACCGCCCCCGGCGACGCACTGACCACAGTGGACGAACACGACCGCGTGCTGCGGGCCGTGCTCCGCCGCAACCCGGACCGCGCGGCCGAAGCGATGGAACACCACCTGAGCGGCAGCTGGGAGCGTCACCTCGCGGTGATGAACGCGCCCGGCTCCGCAGGGTGA